The Dermacentor silvarum isolate Dsil-2018 chromosome 3, BIME_Dsil_1.4, whole genome shotgun sequence region TGTTCAGTCACTTTTTAGGACAGAACAATGGTACATGAAGATAACTAAATGCGTTCGGGAGCCACCACATTGGTTTACAACATCACTCATTGCAAGACTGTCATTCGCCCGTTCATCACGCATCACATAATGTTCAGACATACACCGAAACAGGCACCTCACAGTTACAGGTAAGTCTTCGTCGCCACCACAGCAATTCATTTTCTTGGAGTTCCATACATAAAAtgttaaaataataaaattataAAACATTGCTTCTATTCTGAAAACAAAGATGTGTCTTGGAGAAAATGTTTAAATAATAGCCGGAAGAGTACCCAGACAAAAATTCGAGGTTATATTTTGCAACCGCTAATTGACCTTTTCTGATAAGAATTGTTGCCATGCTGGGTGCGAGCTGTTTCCTTAGTTCAGTTTTGTTTGGAACGGAAAGCAAATGCATTAGCGACGAGCTCTCTGCATTCAATTACATTTGGCCGACCAAGAAGTTACACGAAGTAAGCAACGGCCGCACCCAGGGAACTGAAAGCAAGAACATACAATTATGCTAGGGTCACTTTGAACGTCCCAATGAGCAGCTACGGTTGAGTGGAAATCAGCTTTTGGTGAATTTCACTGAAAGCATAACTCTTGCCCCCAAAAAGTCATAGCATGTTTCAAATATATACCACTCCGCCATCAAAAAGCACAGTGGTTACTATCTTTCCCTTATTTCAAGCTGGTCACATTTGCACGCTACGTGTAGAAATTGCAAAGTTATGGCATCCACAAAGAATGGAGGAAAATTTTTATGTCTGAATCAACCTATGTTATCACATCCGAGGCTGCTGAGTGCCATAGCAGCAGTGAAAGTTATCCAAAATATGCGCACATGTGTATGGTAATAAAATGTGCATTACCCATCAAATAGTAGTGTATttacacagcacaaaaaacaagGCAAGAAAGTAATGAGCCGCCAGAGAAACGCCACACAGTTCCACCACCCAGAAAAAACCTTAAGACGACACAGAGCCCTCGGGCAACAGTTCGCGTGTCTCATAGAGCTATAGTTCGCTGCCAGCGATGAAGGCGCCCATTCGAATACGAAAACATTGTATCACGTGGGATAGGAAAGTGACGGCACCGACGTACAGCCGATCAGCgaaccaaccgtcgagcagtcaGAGGCCCGGGTGGTCAGCCCCAACTCTGAGGAAAAGGCAAGCCTCGTCGACAGGGCGCGGCGGACGGCCAGGGCCAACATCGTCCTAGACTAAGGACGGCTACTGCCAAGCGTGAGGACGTCACCAGCTCGTTCGATAAAGACAGTTTATTGCTACTACTACGTTCACTTTCGGGTGTCGCTTATCTCAAAGATAATTTACCATCAACTGCTATAAGTCAAATTACCGCATGGTAAAAAGATTCATGCTGACAATTATCAGACTTGCTGCTCACAGCAGTGAGGCTTTCTTACGTAGCATGTTAGTAAGACTTTAGTTAGACTCCTCCACTCTCTGTAGACAATGCACGCTCCTCCACTCTCTGTAGGACTACGCCTGCAGTCTTGGACTAACTTACTGGGTTTTCCTAAGCGCAGTTTAAACACTAAGAAAATAACCCCCTCGACTGTGGATTGAACGTTTAAACACCCTTTTTGCACCATTACATTTACTGAAAATTACGAAAAGGCAAGCAGTCGTCAGCAAAATACCTTAGTGCACGCTTTCTTCAATTTATTTGTGCTAGAAGAGTGTTTTGTGCGAAACATTCAGAATTTCAGGTTGCTCAGACACTTCAATGTTTCAAGCAAGCAAAAATCCATATTGGGTGATTTCTCAGTGGTTTACGCCAAGTCATTGCTCTAGCCCGTCGTAAGGTGGCAGTAAGAAATGGAAGTCACCCTTATGCTTCAGTATACGGGGTCCCCGGTGGTGAACTGAAGAGACCGAGCTTTTTCTTTCCAAGGCGAATGCCTTAAGTGTCAacgttggcggtgaccttggcgaaactgcgccgggACGGAAAATTGCCGATGCCGCAAAAATGCTTAGATTGAAGtcgcatttctcagggaggttcctgtgaataAAGTGAATTagcggctttgaaaagaaaatttcgtacatttgggtttgggtgggaatcgaacccgggcctcagGGGCGCGAGATGAGCACGCTTTCTTGAAACCCCGGCTGCCCGATAGTTCTGCCTTACgaaagtgtgcctagtgcgtgcgtgattgcacacgtcacgtcgcagccatcctgctgactaaaggtgtggcctagtcaCACCTCCATTCTTTGTGGGTGCCATAACTTTGCAATTTCTACACGTGGCGTGCAAATGTGACCAGCTTGTAATATGGGAAAGATAGAAACCACTGTGCTCTTTGATGGCGGAGTGGTATATATTTGAAACATGCTATAACTTTTTGGGGGCAAGAGTTATGCGTTCGCTAACCAGGCTTTGCACGTAGGGTGAagctaaggttttttttttccagactgTGCTTCTCTTGTAAACGTTTTGGTGATGTTAATCGAAACGAAAGCAAGAATTTACTTCAACATACATAAATTTATATGGGTGAACTAACATGCTgaactttaggtactacgttaagtgttcatatgtaatattcaggaggtcgccttagtgtaCTTCTTATTTCGGTTCATTATGTCGTGCAAGAAGTCTAGCACCGATTGTATAATTAATGCATTAGCAATATGTCTTACAAATAAgtcttcttcgtctttctggcattttacgcgccaaaaccagttctgattacgaggcacgctgtagtggaggactccggaataattttgaccacctgtggttcttcagcatgcactacaacgcaatcacatgggcgtttttgcatttcgcctccatcgaaatgcggccgccgtggccgggattcgatcccgcgatctcgtgctccgcagcgcaactccttagctgactgagccaccgcggcgggtgcacaAAGAACtgtaaccccgattgtataacttcatctATTTCCACATGTGCCGCAGGCTTtggccttcttgtgttacaagagtgtaccACCTGCCGAACTTACCTGGCTTTTACGTTTTTCCACTAGCTTTGTTTAATTGTTTAAGCAAGGTGCTGTTTTATAAATGAGCTGCCAAGATTCAACGAATCGTAGCAAGAAACAATCGTAGTTCTCCGGGCGCATGTACTTTCTGGTGCTGCAGCCACGTCTGCGCAATATTATCCGCGGTAAGACATCTGCAGAATATCTATTCCATGTAATACTGCATGAACATGAACATGCAGTATTAGAAGGAATAGGTCTTCGCAGCTACTTGCGGAGAAATCTAATTCCGCTAAGAACAAAGCATTTATTGCGAAGATGGCACGCCCCGTTCGTAAAGTGGGAAGACACGATGACTATTTTGTCATCCTCTCTTTGCTGCCTTACAGATCTTACTGATAGCTTCACCGAAATTATTTCACCTTGATATTGCTTTATAGTTAAACTGAGGAGCGGGGCGTCACCTAATTATATAATGAAGAGGCTCCAGAACACTCTTTAGATATTTTTGGCCGAGAGGCAGCCGTGCCTACTTGAAATCTGCGTGGCTTTTATCTTCATTCGCTTTGTTTGTTTATAACCGTCTCGGAAAGCATTTCGGGATCACTTCAGCGGACATTCGAAAGACAAGGGTAGTAATAGAATGAGAGATATCTCAATATAGAGAAAACTTAATGTGCATTTCGGCAAGGTAGCCATTGGGTGAAAGGATGTAGTTGCAAAAAATCACACATATATATGTGTATTATAGTACACTGAAGCGTGTTTCGCTATGGGTCTAAGCGGGTGGGTTATAGACACAAGAAAATACCCTTTAAGCGTCCAATGTTTCTTAGTGCGCATGCAAAAAAGAATATTTCATCACGGGTGGTCAGTTAGACAGACATGCATCACTTGTGCGTCAATGAGAACGTTTGCTGGAGCTGACACTGCGTATAGATATACAAACATTGACGCCATAAATATCAAACAAGCGTTCGCTAACCAGGCTTTACACGTAGGGTGAATCACTCTGGTGGTTTTTTTTTCCAGACTGTGTTTCTCTTGTAAACGTTTTGGTAATGTTAATCGAAACGAAAGCAAGAATTTACTTCAACACACATAAAATTATATGACGCATTTACTTTCTTTACGGTGTGCAGTCAAATAGCGTATTTTCCAGACTATAAGCCGTGGGTTACACAAGTTTAAGAGTTGAAATTTTGCGCAGTGCGGGCAATCTATGGGCGCCGACTATACAAGATTTTTTTCTTAAATTCGAGGCCCGCTTAAAGAAAACGAGGCCAAACTTTGCCTGAACGTTTTTACCGCACTAAACCAGAGCAGAGAAGTCTAAGACTCCAAGAATTCAAGGATTGATGTGTTGTGATGCGGGTGACGCGAGGTTCATGAAAATAAGTCATGTAAACATTGAGGAGCCGTTTATCGAATGCGATGTGCCGGAGTTGCTTGGTTCTGCCGGTCCCGTCAAGGTTAAGTTTGACTGGTTTTAGAATTGACTGCTACACACAGTGCAATAAAAGGCTTATAATTTCTACTGGCTGATAATAAAATTGCTGGTTGCGTATTTTACGTTCGTTGCAGGCAagctggaaaaaaaaactttttttcagtAGGAAGTTCGTCCCTGCAGACTATCGAGTAGGTTTGAACTATAGTCCAGAAAATACGGTACGCGTGTTTCACATCACCGGCATTCGAAGTGTAAGCATCCAGCTTTCTAATTGAACACATACACGATCATTTATATTACTGGCATGTGCCGCATTTGCAGATTCTTGCGTAACAAAACGAAACGATAGCTTTGAATGATATCGAATTTCCACACCCATCAGAGTTGGCACTCCCGCACCGCTTTCGTCAACTTTGTACGAACGCGTGGAGTGGTTCGCGTAGCGTAGTAAGACCTTCAAGGTCTTTTGGGGCGTCTCCTGCGGTCGGAATTGCGAAGAGATTGAACACGGTGAACGTGTATTCACACGACGCCATTTACCATCCATTGATAAACAACTGATTACTACGGACACATTGTTGCAATAAGGTTATGTTCCGCTCCGCTCTTTAACGTCACACAactcgtaaaaaaaaataatcgcaATGGTTCCAAAAAGGTTTGAGGCTGCCACGTATACACATAAATCTGTGCCCCCCCTGAAAATGCTATCGctgtttttattttcttcaacACATGAGACACAATGAAGCTAGCCAAATTTGATTGAAGCTATAACTAACTTTTTGCGGAATATTTCTTTCAAAAAATAAGGGCCATTAGGCTATGAAATGTGCGCAACATTTGGTATTTTTCGTTGAAGTGGTACTGCAATACAGATTAGTTAAAAGTGCACAAAAAACAGTTAAATCTTTCGGTTTCGATTATCAAGCAATTATGTTTTAGAAAACACGAGTTACTATACGCCTATTTTGTGCTTCGGTGTCTATTTTTGTTTATACGGTGGTTACTTCGCCATATACTCAAGCTCGTCATTGTTATAACTCCTCTATTACACAAAGATATTTTCCATCACACTCATGTTTTCTCACCAGTGTTGTCATTCATGTGCTGACATTGAACTATGGAGATCATTGAAGACACAGAGCTTGGACTGTTAGAAAGTGATcatgttgtcgttgttgttgcatCAGAACAACAAAAAACTGTTCTAAGTTTCATATACCTTACTCAGATCGCTCACGGTACCTTTTATCTGTTATCTCTCCACTTATTTGAAAGTATTTGTACGAAAATGAAACGAGAAATCAAGTCAGCATATTTTGTTTATGGAACTGAGAAAGAGAAGATGTATTACGATTATGTTAAAATACTGGAATGGCTGACGCAATGTGTTCTTTATACGTACACTTCCGGCGCAGTTTCTTCTATTCATGCCATTAAATTAAATGGCTACCAGCAAAGCTTAGAGAAGTGCCCattttttgtactactgatgaaaataaattcaacttcaacttcaaataTATTTGACATAGATTTTGTCTTTTGACTGTAATGCAGCAATCATACTACCACCACCATAAATATTACGGGCTAGCGCTTCGTGATGAATGCGAAAGGAACCCATACTCGTGGCTCGGAAAATGATTAAAGGGTGTCACAGCTTTTTGGTCAAAGCCGTAAGAGTCTATGCGTAGCTTTTTGGTCGAAGGCGTAAGAGTATGTGCATGCGTGCTCATATGTGGTACGGAATTCCCAATTTGTCTGCACTCCAAGAAGACAATTAACGAATTCATTCAAATGAACATGTAGAGAATACCTCCACGTCCACACGTAAGCGTTGCAGTAGCAACAGTGCACCATGAATGCCTGTCTCGAAAAGCACAATTGGAGAAGAAACTTGCATCTCAGGGCCTTTTGGCTATTTACAAGCTTACTTCTCTTTGCTCGAACAGTTACCGCGGTTTCCGTAGTGTGCTTTGAATTTTCGTCATATCTCAATTGTTGTCAGTTTTAGATGTCACAGGATATATATACATGCGAGGATAATTAATCACTCTTCGCCACTTCGATTTTTGCCGTTTACTTAAAAGCGAAAGATTAGTTCATGTGCATGTGTTACGGGAGGTTTATTTATATTGTCTCAACGACGGTGATGATTTATCATTTTGCGAACGCTGACGGGacaggaagagagaaaaaaaaacttggctttCGCGCTGCTAGGGTGGAGATTCAATAACCTTCGAGATAAGTTTCGTGCATTCGCCAACGTTACGGCGGAAGCGGTTTCGTCCAGTTTTCTTTGGATTGCGCAAGTAACTTTGTCACGGTGCCTTCACTCAGCTCGTACATTTCGCTGAGGTTGGTTTTGTATAAAAGCAGACCGAAAGCAGAGAATAGCCAGCAGTTGCTCCAACAGCACCTCCATCGCCACCATGGTAAGCTACTGCCCCTACTTTCTGCGAAAAGTGGCAGACTTTACTCTTTCACAAACAATGTTCACATTTACAAATTCGCGTTTTTGTACCAAACGCAGGTTTTACCGCCGTTTAAAATCTTAAGCGCCTGCGCCTGCCAATGAGAATTATTAAAAAGTGCGCACGCACTAAAGGAGTCAAACATTTATGGAACGTATATTGTTTGAGCTGCGATTTCAGAATAGAACAGAAAAAGTCGATATTAAAAGCATTGATGAAAACTTTCTCGAGCTAAAATTTTCATGCACAGATTATTGTGTCTCTTCACAGCTTGTCACAACTGACGTGGTCGTTCCAACCTGAAATTATAATTTACGCCATGTATAAATGGCTGCCAGTGAAATAACAACACAATAGCTGTACTTGCTTAAAGTACAGCGACCAATTTCTCCATGAATTAGAAAAATTGCCGTTTGTTAATGTCGtcgacaaacatttttttttcaagcgtaaCAGCAATGCGTCTTTTTAAAGCCCTATGTTTGAATGCTGCGACATCGTTTCCCAGTTCCGTGCCTGCATCGTCCTTGCCCTGGCCGCCAGCGCCTTTGCCGGACACATCGGCTCTTATGGCCTTGGCTTCGCCGCTGCCCCAGCTGTGGCTACCTACCACGCCGTTCCAGCTGTCGCGACTGTTGCACACGCTCCAATCTCAACTGCGGTGGCCGCTCCAGTGGCCGCGTACGCCACTGCTCCAGTCGTTGCTGCTGCTCCAGCAGTGGCGAAAGTTGCCGCCGCCTACCACGTCCCAGCTGTCGCCACCTACGCAGCTGCTCCAGTAGTTGCCGCCGCTCCTGCTGTGACCAAGGTTGCGGCAACCTACGCCACTGCCCCCGTCATTGCTGCTGCTACAGCTGTGACAAAGGTTACCACCACACACCACGCCCCAGCTGTCGTCGCTGCCGCCCCAGTCGCCACCTATCATGCTGCTCCAGCCGTCACTG contains the following coding sequences:
- the LOC119444843 gene encoding cuticle protein 63 — protein: MFECCDIVSQFRACIVLALAASAFAGHIGSYGLGFAAAPAVATYHAVPAVATVAHAPISTAVAAPVAAYATAPVVAAAPAVAKVAAAYHVPAVATYAAAPVVAAAPAVTKVAATYATAPVIAAATAVTKVTTTHHAPAVVAAAPVATYHAAPAVTAVHATPAVAAVAHAAPAVAAYHAAPVYGYGVGTLGYGVGNYGFGHGPLAYGLNYGYGLGSPYHYGALLRKKSMGFCCA